One Deinococcus grandis DNA window includes the following coding sequences:
- a CDS encoding zinc metalloprotease, producing the protein MNHKLVATALLGAALLAGCTRPNTPTPTPGTQTDFGRLQALKPGTQDTINTKLKVNIVFVGYRQTLPGQVATARQISTADFDQTLPSTYDAVNRIPSAYGRTEKTGTSFDFDYNYVFANQAFEDDFFKFVQTQEVSQPAPLTSREKIFNCQGDPTCTTPSGNITRAIDANNNIVVDALKTENWLADNVGRVGVKPGEYTIYFVNWYDRPDFKFHSYARLDAKDTDTGAPFGTYSSRRLIAWGGSARTEAPAQRVWFYDLSANPDPWTDAFDVTNPDVDGDGAPDYRMPPIWEYGTRKANIGYGRKVSPDLALVARYTAINLLFTPSPIYRAALTPPEMPDTINLDVHIEQGDGAADPATVLNKTLLQDRVKVLQPFATFKQTSKTTALDGDLADVYKCFFGVSEDTCSPDYADFSGEKLFQFGVKELRETYKTTPAGTYNLPIYLFNDSTNSQGGLLGVAYDDGETGTQSFVYSFLTPDLFDFGYGFTDTSVHETGHHLSLSHPHDGYDSEQNLSYGPSGDFHFVNTGDQSATIMSYNDLSRTFGQFNLDSQYRYLTAAYLNNTNAILELVRRANKAGSVSSAAQSADSKFVQAKTKYDALDYLGAAQLAHDGYRSVLSAAKSAGVPVTAYKWYENLNGLEGLSVGQGAKMRFSPTFKAQTGVVAFPEETAYQRKLRLSK; encoded by the coding sequence ATGAACCACAAGCTCGTCGCCACCGCCCTGCTGGGCGCGGCCCTGCTCGCCGGCTGCACCAGACCCAACACCCCCACGCCCACCCCCGGCACCCAGACGGACTTCGGACGACTACAGGCCCTGAAACCCGGCACGCAGGACACCATCAACACCAAACTCAAGGTGAACATCGTGTTCGTCGGGTACCGCCAGACCCTGCCCGGTCAGGTCGCCACCGCCCGCCAGATCAGCACCGCCGACTTCGATCAGACCCTGCCCAGCACGTACGACGCCGTGAACCGCATCCCCAGCGCGTACGGCCGCACCGAGAAGACCGGCACCAGCTTCGACTTCGACTACAACTACGTCTTCGCCAACCAGGCCTTCGAGGACGACTTCTTCAAGTTCGTGCAGACCCAGGAGGTCAGCCAGCCGGCACCCCTGACCAGCCGCGAGAAAATCTTCAACTGCCAGGGTGACCCGACCTGCACCACACCGTCAGGCAACATCACGCGCGCCATCGACGCGAACAACAACATCGTCGTCGACGCGCTGAAGACCGAGAACTGGCTGGCGGACAACGTAGGCCGCGTGGGCGTCAAGCCCGGCGAGTACACCATCTACTTCGTGAACTGGTATGACCGCCCGGACTTCAAGTTCCACAGCTACGCCCGACTGGACGCCAAGGACACCGATACCGGCGCGCCGTTTGGCACCTACTCGTCACGCCGCCTGATCGCCTGGGGCGGCAGCGCCCGCACCGAAGCCCCCGCGCAGCGCGTGTGGTTCTACGACCTGTCCGCGAACCCCGACCCCTGGACCGACGCGTTCGACGTGACCAACCCCGACGTGGACGGCGACGGTGCGCCCGACTACCGCATGCCGCCCATCTGGGAGTACGGCACCCGCAAGGCGAACATCGGATACGGCCGCAAGGTCAGCCCGGACCTGGCACTGGTGGCGCGCTACACCGCGATCAACCTGCTGTTCACGCCCAGCCCCATCTACCGCGCGGCCCTCACGCCTCCCGAGATGCCCGACACCATCAACCTGGACGTGCACATCGAGCAGGGTGACGGCGCCGCCGACCCCGCCACGGTCCTGAACAAGACGCTGCTTCAGGACCGCGTGAAGGTCCTCCAGCCCTTCGCGACCTTCAAGCAGACCAGCAAGACCACCGCGCTCGACGGTGACCTGGCCGACGTGTACAAGTGCTTCTTCGGGGTCAGTGAAGACACCTGCTCGCCCGACTACGCGGACTTCAGCGGCGAGAAGCTGTTCCAGTTCGGCGTGAAGGAACTGCGGGAGACGTACAAGACCACGCCCGCCGGGACGTACAACCTGCCCATCTACCTGTTCAACGACAGCACGAACAGCCAGGGTGGCCTGCTGGGCGTCGCGTACGACGACGGCGAGACCGGCACGCAGAGCTTCGTGTACTCCTTCCTGACGCCCGACCTGTTCGACTTCGGGTACGGCTTCACGGACACCAGCGTGCACGAGACCGGGCACCACCTCAGCCTGAGCCACCCGCACGACGGGTACGACAGCGAACAGAACCTCTCGTACGGCCCCAGCGGCGACTTCCACTTCGTGAACACCGGCGACCAGAGCGCGACGATCATGTCCTACAACGACCTGTCGCGCACCTTCGGGCAGTTCAACCTGGACAGCCAGTACCGCTACCTGACCGCCGCGTACCTGAACAACACGAACGCCATCCTGGAGCTCGTGCGCCGCGCGAACAAGGCGGGCAGCGTCAGCAGCGCCGCGCAGAGCGCCGACAGCAAGTTCGTGCAGGCCAAGACGAAGTACGACGCGCTGGACTACCTGGGTGCCGCGCAGCTCGCGCACGACGGGTACCGCAGCGTCCTGAGCGCCGCGAAGAGCGCGGGCGTGCCCGTCACCGCGTACAAGTGGTACGAGAACCTCAACGGCCTGGAAGGCCTGAGCGTCGGCCAGGGCGCCAAGATGCGCTTCAGCCCGACCTTCAAGGCCCAGACCGGCGTGGTGGCCTTCCCCGAGGAAACCGCCTACCAGCGCAAACTGCGCCTGTCGAAGTAA
- the mglA gene encoding GTPase MglA: MSTINFAAREINCKIVYYGPGMSGKTTNLKHVFSKVPGHLRGEMVSLATEDERTLFFDFLPLDLGTVQGFKTRFHLYTVPGQVFYNASRKLILRGVDGIVFVADSAPNRLRANAESMRNLRENLQEHGIDVRDVPIVLQVNKRDLPDALPLDMIRAVVDPRKELMIFEAVSDKGVGVFETLKTVSRLVLERLSQNK; encoded by the coding sequence ATGAGCACCATCAACTTCGCGGCGCGCGAAATCAACTGCAAGATCGTCTACTACGGCCCCGGCATGAGCGGCAAGACCACCAACCTCAAGCACGTCTTCTCCAAGGTGCCCGGCCACCTGCGCGGCGAGATGGTCTCCCTGGCCACCGAGGACGAACGCACCCTGTTCTTCGACTTCCTGCCCCTGGACCTGGGCACCGTGCAGGGCTTCAAGACCCGCTTCCACCTGTACACCGTGCCCGGACAGGTGTTCTACAACGCCAGCCGCAAACTGATCCTGCGCGGCGTGGACGGCATCGTGTTCGTCGCCGACAGCGCCCCCAACCGCCTGCGCGCCAACGCCGAGAGCATGCGCAACCTCCGCGAGAACCTCCAGGAGCACGGCATCGACGTGCGCGACGTGCCGATCGTGCTGCAGGTGAACAAACGCGACCTGCCCGACGCGCTGCCGCTGGACATGATCCGCGCGGTCGTGGACCCCAGGAAGGAACTCATGATCTTCGAGGCGGTGTCGGACAAGGGCGTCGGCGTGTTCGAGACCCTCAAGACCGTCAGCCGTCTCGTGCTCGAACGCCTCTCGCAGAACAAGTAG
- the mglB gene encoding GTPase-activating protein MglB, whose translation MIEPSLALYGDAFERVDGLIQELLDTTGVRYGLLVDRKGFVLSHKEALWAPRPPALDSVATLVASNAAATAALANMLGERTFSEQIHQGENGTLYVESVGTDSLLTLIFDASVPLGKVKVYAKKSITQIAAILDELKDIPPVQLGEDFSAGATSLLDDLLG comes from the coding sequence ATGATCGAACCTTCACTGGCGCTGTACGGAGACGCCTTCGAACGCGTCGACGGCCTCATTCAGGAACTTCTCGACACCACCGGCGTCCGCTACGGCCTGCTGGTCGACCGCAAGGGGTTCGTCCTGTCGCACAAGGAGGCCCTGTGGGCGCCCCGCCCGCCCGCGCTCGACAGCGTCGCCACGCTGGTCGCCAGCAACGCCGCCGCGACCGCCGCGCTGGCGAACATGCTGGGCGAACGGACCTTCAGCGAACAGATCCACCAGGGGGAGAACGGCACCCTATACGTCGAATCGGTCGGGACGGACTCGCTGCTCACGCTGATCTTCGACGCGAGCGTGCCGCTGGGCAAGGTGAAGGTGTACGCCAAGAAGAGCATCACGCAGATCGCCGCGATCCTCGACGAACTCAAGGACATCCCCCCGGTGCAGCTGGGTGAGGACTTCAGCGCGGGCGCGACCTCGCTGCTCGACGACCTGCTGGGCTGA
- a CDS encoding phosphodiester glycosidase family protein gives MTAPRLRPARRTPTLILSAALLGSALLGLAGARPVAIGGVLQSASVGTVTLPGGEMLPVWTLPRLGVTVRNDPSDLRLLLGARELRYAPATGWRAVSFTPGAKLPVPQLSGGSLFVPLAALNALGLSVLADTPALLDFAAPASVPAATLPPSPDLAQTPGGASGTTPAPVPAPSPLPHPQPQPTFAVNLDTVRVSRTLHRTVEVQRVVLELSGAAQSSVTRLQNGLTVTLSGVSVTPSTQTLESGDTLTLTQTLQGASVGLTTGGGRSEIFTLNNPERLVIDTTTYLDSTVPPPVDPDALPDGVTYRPLGNLHLLSFDPAVYQPRVVSAPTGQASGVADLVRRVGGVAGVNGGYFDPGTHLPVDLVATGGLMTAPSLEKRATLGFTAQGDTLFGYPRPRYVLSGAGFSVTVNSVRAKADPTLLTAFVGDGRTRVGADRLTTLLVTPGAAAVGSALTGVVTPPAGTLAFTFDPARFPQLPRTAGAPLSTALNWRADGGWDAATDALSAGPLLVQGGRVALDPAREGFNTAASIWRPTRQVAFGTLAGQPTIAFLTHGSPEAFAAALARAGVRDAVRLDSGSSATAFVTGGYANLGGYLNTVWSRPVPNAIVLVPRADASPAARR, from the coding sequence GTGACCGCGCCCCGCCTCCGCCCCGCCCGCCGCACGCCCACCCTGATCCTGAGTGCCGCCCTGCTGGGCTCGGCGCTGCTGGGGCTGGCGGGCGCGCGCCCCGTGGCGATCGGCGGCGTGCTGCAGTCCGCGTCGGTGGGCACCGTCACGCTGCCCGGCGGGGAGATGCTGCCCGTGTGGACCCTGCCGCGCCTGGGCGTGACCGTCCGGAACGACCCGTCGGACCTGCGCCTGCTGCTGGGCGCGCGGGAACTGCGCTACGCGCCCGCGACCGGCTGGCGGGCCGTGAGCTTCACGCCAGGCGCGAAACTGCCCGTGCCGCAGCTGAGCGGCGGCAGTCTGTTCGTGCCCCTGGCGGCCCTGAACGCGCTGGGACTGTCCGTCCTGGCGGACACGCCGGCCCTGCTGGACTTCGCGGCGCCCGCCAGCGTGCCCGCCGCGACCCTGCCGCCCTCGCCGGATCTGGCGCAGACGCCGGGCGGGGCCAGCGGCACGACCCCGGCGCCGGTGCCCGCCCCCTCTCCCCTGCCGCACCCCCAGCCTCAGCCGACCTTCGCGGTGAATCTGGACACCGTCCGCGTGAGCCGCACCCTGCACCGCACGGTGGAGGTGCAGCGGGTCGTGCTGGAACTCAGCGGCGCGGCCCAGAGCAGCGTCACGCGCCTCCAGAACGGCCTGACCGTCACCCTGAGTGGCGTGTCGGTCACGCCGAGCACGCAGACCCTCGAATCGGGCGACACCCTGACCCTCACGCAGACGCTGCAGGGCGCGTCGGTGGGCCTCACGACCGGGGGCGGGCGCAGCGAGATCTTCACGCTGAACAACCCCGAACGCCTCGTGATCGACACGACCACCTACCTCGACAGCACCGTGCCGCCCCCCGTCGACCCGGACGCCCTGCCGGACGGCGTGACGTACCGGCCGCTGGGGAACCTGCACCTGCTGAGTTTCGACCCGGCGGTCTACCAGCCGCGCGTGGTGAGCGCCCCGACCGGGCAGGCCAGCGGCGTGGCCGACCTGGTCAGGCGCGTGGGCGGCGTGGCGGGCGTGAACGGCGGGTACTTCGACCCGGGCACGCACCTGCCGGTGGACCTGGTCGCCACGGGCGGCCTGATGACCGCGCCCAGCCTGGAAAAACGCGCCACGCTGGGTTTCACCGCGCAGGGCGACACCCTCTTCGGCTACCCCCGGCCCCGCTACGTCCTGAGCGGCGCGGGGTTCAGCGTGACCGTGAACAGCGTGCGCGCCAAGGCCGACCCGACCCTGCTCACCGCGTTCGTGGGCGACGGGCGCACCCGCGTCGGCGCGGACCGCCTGACGACCCTGCTCGTGACCCCCGGCGCGGCCGCGGTGGGGTCGGCCCTGACGGGCGTGGTGACGCCCCCGGCGGGCACACTGGCCTTCACCTTCGACCCGGCGCGGTTCCCGCAGCTACCCCGCACGGCGGGCGCCCCCCTGAGCACGGCGCTGAACTGGCGCGCGGACGGCGGCTGGGACGCCGCCACGGACGCCCTGAGCGCCGGGCCGCTGCTCGTGCAGGGGGGCCGCGTGGCGCTCGACCCGGCCCGCGAGGGCTTCAACACCGCCGCGAGCATCTGGCGGCCCACCCGGCAGGTGGCGTTCGGGACGCTGGCCGGTCAGCCCACCATCGCGTTCCTGACGCACGGCAGCCCCGAGGCCTTCGCCGCTGCGCTGGCCCGGGCGGGCGTGCGGGACGCCGTACGGCTGGACAGCGGCAGCAGCGCCACCGCGTTCGTCACCGGCGGGTACGCGAACCTGGGCGGGTATCTGAACACCGTCTGGAGCCGCCCCGTCCCGAACGCGATCGTGCTCGTGCCGCGCGCCGACGCCTCGCCCGCCGCGCGCCGCTGA
- a CDS encoding Nudix hydrolase, with protein sequence MQFGPELHTPVSHRAAGVVVLNEAGDILLVRERGVPGQRQKAGLWHIPSGTVEPGENPQDTAVREAWEEAGVRAGLLTFLAAYLGHFPDGEPVLRHAWLAEALPGSTFTPTLPDEVLEVRFVPEAEFDALYVAGLIRMHHTKLFYEDALRERGRQVPAPTG encoded by the coding sequence ATGCAGTTCGGCCCGGAGCTGCACACCCCGGTCTCGCACCGCGCGGCGGGTGTGGTCGTCCTGAACGAGGCGGGCGACATCCTGCTCGTGCGGGAGCGGGGCGTGCCAGGGCAGCGCCAGAAGGCCGGGCTGTGGCACATCCCCAGCGGGACCGTCGAACCCGGCGAGAACCCGCAGGACACGGCGGTGCGCGAGGCCTGGGAGGAGGCGGGCGTCCGCGCGGGCCTGCTGACGTTCCTCGCGGCGTACCTGGGGCACTTCCCGGACGGCGAGCCGGTGCTGCGACACGCGTGGCTGGCCGAGGCCCTGCCGGGGTCGACCTTCACGCCCACACTGCCCGACGAGGTGCTGGAGGTCCGGTTCGTCCCGGAGGCCGAGTTCGACGCGCTGTACGTCGCCGGGCTGATCCGCATGCACCACACGAAACTCTTCTACGAGGACGCCCTGCGCGAACGCGGGCGTCAGGTGCCCGCCCCGACCGGCTGA
- a CDS encoding YfiT family bacillithiol transferase: MTADPRYPIGPMPTPLTLTPTGRVEALGQVFALPADLFEAVQGLSEAQLATPYREGGWTVRQVVHHVAESHMNAFIRLKLALTEDNPVVKPYEEDRWATLADHELVPEVSLNLIDALHSRLGMLFASLDPQGDDWARPWTHPAQGRTYSVDTLLAMYAWHGRHHVAQITALRERMGWS, encoded by the coding sequence GTGACGGCTGACCCGCGCTACCCGATCGGGCCGATGCCCACGCCCCTGACTCTCACGCCGACCGGGCGGGTGGAGGCGCTGGGGCAGGTGTTCGCGCTGCCCGCGGACCTGTTCGAGGCGGTGCAGGGCCTCTCGGAGGCGCAGCTGGCCACCCCGTACCGCGAGGGAGGCTGGACGGTGCGGCAGGTCGTGCATCACGTCGCCGAGAGCCACATGAACGCCTTCATCCGCCTGAAGCTGGCGCTGACCGAGGACAACCCGGTGGTCAAGCCGTACGAGGAGGACCGCTGGGCGACCCTGGCCGACCACGAGCTGGTGCCGGAGGTGAGCCTGAACCTCATCGACGCGCTGCACTCGCGCCTGGGGATGCTGTTCGCGTCCCTGGACCCGCAGGGCGACGACTGGGCGCGGCCCTGGACGCACCCGGCGCAGGGCCGCACGTACAGCGTGGATACGCTGCTGGCGATGTACGCGTGGCACGGGCGGCATCACGTGGCGCAGATCACGGCCCTGCGCGAGCGGATGGGCTGGTCGTGA
- a CDS encoding nucleotide pyrophosphohydrolase encodes MSLTFQEASARVDAFISQFEEGYFPPLLMLARLTEETGEIARVIAHQNGKTPKAGEDAGDLEMELADLLFVTICMANERGLDLERGFERMMAKIERRDATRWTKKDAPQEAADRAAEEGAL; translated from the coding sequence ATGAGCCTCACCTTTCAGGAAGCGAGTGCACGGGTGGACGCCTTCATCTCCCAGTTCGAGGAGGGGTACTTCCCGCCGCTGCTGATGCTGGCCCGCCTGACCGAGGAGACCGGCGAGATCGCCCGCGTCATCGCGCATCAGAACGGCAAGACGCCGAAGGCGGGCGAGGACGCCGGGGATCTGGAGATGGAACTCGCGGACCTGCTGTTCGTGACGATCTGCATGGCCAACGAGCGAGGTCTGGATCTGGAGCGCGGCTTCGAGCGGATGATGGCGAAGATCGAGCGGCGCGACGCGACCCGCTGGACGAAGAAGGACGCTCCTCAGGAAGCGGCGGACCGCGCCGCCGAGGAGGGTGCGCTGTGA
- a CDS encoding DUF4384 domain-containing protein, with the protein MRTALLLGTLALGLSACSVTVRPNLGLQGSGSNLITSLRPDRGEGSTYAVGESVRFVVSTRAAGYVTLIALQGSEASTIVRNVYVPAGTTVFPRAQDGVTYNVSTPRGLQRVRAIFTRVRPTSDLVLRGTYDEGRWNATSTAYLQPYAVQDRDVQETYLYIR; encoded by the coding sequence ATGCGCACTGCACTTCTGCTCGGCACCCTGGCCCTGGGCCTCAGCGCCTGCTCCGTCACCGTCCGTCCCAACCTGGGTCTCCAGGGGTCGGGCAGCAACCTGATCACGTCCCTGCGCCCTGACCGGGGCGAGGGCAGCACCTACGCCGTGGGCGAATCGGTGCGCTTCGTGGTGAGCACCCGCGCGGCCGGGTACGTCACCCTGATCGCTCTGCAGGGCAGCGAGGCCAGCACCATCGTGCGCAACGTGTACGTGCCTGCCGGGACGACCGTGTTCCCCCGCGCGCAGGACGGCGTGACGTACAACGTCTCCACCCCGCGCGGCCTGCAGCGCGTCCGTGCGATCTTCACCCGCGTGCGGCCCACCAGTGATCTGGTGCTGCGCGGCACGTACGACGAGGGCCGCTGGAACGCCACGAGCACTGCGTACCTCCAGCCGTACGCCGTGCAGGACCGCGACGTGCAGGAAACCTACCTGTACATCCGCTGA
- the ftsH gene encoding ATP-dependent zinc metalloprotease FtsH, whose amino-acid sequence MSPARRLLPLLLLALLGVSAALPARPATPDGPYTTNRFFADLSGGGVTRVTLNSAGLANVTLTDAGGTRVRSLVVPPDGATLKRIRAADVPLNVTGGGSTLGWLGQLLPLVLTGLILVVLWRSMRGAQGGANPTNFGRSRAAVISEGQIKLTFGDVAGCDEAKADLQEVVDFLRHPDRYHQLGARIPHGVLLVGPPGSGKTLLAKAVAGEARVPYFSISGSDFVEMFVGVGAARVRDLFEQARKNAPCIVFIDEIDAVGRKRGLNMQGGNDEREQTLNQLLVEMDGFSSGQEVIILAATNRPDVLDAALLRPGRFDRQVVVDAPDVRGREMILRIHARKKPLDPSVDLGVIARRTAGMVGADLENLLNEAALLAARSGRTRITARDVDEARDRVLMGPERRSMVVREADRKVTAYHEVGHALAAQLLPHANRVAKLTVVPRGRAAGYMMPDADDRLHVTRPALEDMIAVALAGRAAEDIIFHDITTGAQNDFQQATSIARRMVTEWGMSPTIGKVAHATDQGTYLGGGPQMLPMSEHTAAQIDTEIKTLIDAAYTRATDLIGEHLGRVHEIVSVLLTRETLTGEEFAALLNGETLEPLPPAAPSIAG is encoded by the coding sequence ATGAGTCCCGCCCGACGGCTGCTGCCCCTGCTTCTGCTGGCCCTGCTCGGCGTCTCGGCCGCGCTGCCCGCCCGCCCCGCCACGCCGGACGGGCCCTATACCACCAACCGCTTCTTCGCCGACCTGAGCGGCGGCGGGGTAACGCGCGTCACCCTGAACAGCGCCGGACTGGCCAACGTCACCCTGACCGACGCGGGCGGCACGCGCGTCCGCTCGCTGGTCGTCCCGCCAGACGGCGCGACCCTGAAACGCATCCGCGCCGCGGACGTACCCCTGAACGTCACGGGCGGCGGCAGCACCCTGGGCTGGCTGGGGCAACTGCTGCCCCTGGTGCTGACCGGGCTGATCCTCGTGGTGCTGTGGCGCTCCATGCGTGGCGCGCAGGGCGGCGCGAACCCCACGAACTTCGGCCGGTCACGGGCAGCGGTGATCAGCGAGGGGCAGATCAAACTCACCTTCGGCGACGTCGCCGGCTGCGACGAGGCCAAGGCCGACCTCCAGGAGGTCGTCGATTTCCTCCGCCACCCCGACCGTTACCACCAGCTCGGCGCCCGCATCCCCCACGGGGTGTTATTGGTCGGCCCTCCCGGTTCCGGCAAGACGTTGCTGGCCAAGGCCGTCGCGGGCGAGGCGCGCGTCCCCTACTTCAGCATCAGCGGCTCAGACTTCGTCGAGATGTTCGTCGGCGTCGGCGCCGCCCGCGTCCGCGACCTCTTCGAACAGGCCCGCAAGAACGCCCCCTGCATCGTCTTCATCGACGAGATCGACGCCGTCGGCCGCAAACGCGGCCTGAACATGCAGGGCGGCAACGACGAACGCGAACAGACCCTCAACCAGCTCCTCGTCGAGATGGACGGCTTCTCTTCCGGGCAGGAGGTCATCATCCTGGCCGCCACCAACCGCCCCGACGTCCTCGACGCCGCGCTGCTGCGCCCGGGCCGCTTCGACCGGCAGGTCGTGGTGGACGCCCCCGACGTGCGGGGCCGCGAGATGATCCTGCGCATCCACGCCCGCAAGAAACCGCTGGACCCCAGCGTGGACCTGGGCGTCATCGCTCGGCGCACCGCCGGGATGGTCGGGGCGGACCTGGAGAACCTGCTGAACGAGGCGGCGCTGCTCGCGGCACGGTCGGGCCGGACGCGCATCACCGCGCGGGATGTCGATGAAGCGCGCGACCGGGTGCTGATGGGCCCCGAACGGCGCAGCATGGTCGTGCGCGAGGCCGACCGGAAGGTCACCGCGTACCACGAAGTCGGCCACGCCCTCGCCGCCCAGCTCCTCCCCCACGCCAACCGCGTCGCGAAACTCACCGTCGTCCCCCGCGGCCGCGCCGCCGGATACATGATGCCCGACGCCGACGACCGCCTCCACGTCACCCGCCCCGCCCTCGAAGACATGATCGCCGTCGCCCTCGCCGGACGCGCCGCCGAAGACATCATCTTCCACGACATCACCACCGGCGCACAAAACGACTTCCAGCAGGCCACCAGCATCGCCCGCCGCATGGTCACCGAATGGGGCATGAGCCCCACCATCGGCAAAGTCGCCCACGCCACCGACCAGGGCACCTACCTCGGCGGCGGCCCCCAGATGCTCCCCATGAGCGAACACACCGCCGCGCAGATCGACACCGAAATCAAAACACTCATCGACGCCGCCTACACCCGCGCCACCGACCTCATCGGCGAACACCTGGGCCGCGTCCACGAGATCGTCAGCGTCCTCCTCACCCGCGAAACCCTCACCGGAGAAGAATTCGCGGCGCTCCTCAACGGCGAGACGCTCGAACCACTGCCACCCGCAGCGCCCAGCATCGCGGGGTGA